The Pyxidicoccus sp. MSG2 DNA segment TCTCGGGGACGGTCCTGAGCTCGACGGGCACTCCCGTGGTGGGCGCCCGGGTCACCATCAACGGCGCCGTGCGGACGACGAGCAGCACGGGGACCTATACCCTGTCGGTGGCGGACTCGCCGTCAGGCTATCGCATCGACGTTCGCCATCCTCAATTCGGAATCATCAACGAATTCCGCACGGCCGGTGCCCTCGGTCAGGTGTACCGGATGAACCGTACGTCCCTCAGTACGGCTGTCTTCAATCCGGCGGGAGGCCCTCAAACCCAATTCGTCACGGACCCCTCCACGGGGATCAGGGTGTACCTTCCCTTCTTCGGGGGACTGCGCACGATGAGTGGGGCGACGGCGCAGAGTCCCATCCGCGTCTTCATCACGCCGCTCGACGCCACCAACATGCCGGGTGACTTCACGGCCCGGAGTCTGACGGGAGAGCGGGTCCGACTGGAGACGCTCGGAGCCGTGACGGTGATGGCAATGGATTCGGCCAACCAACCGCTCTTCGTTGCGCCGGGCCTGTCCTTCCATCTGGAGATTCCGATTCCCTCTTCGCTGGGGGACAGAACCCTGCCCTGTGCAAGGACGCCCCCCTCCACGTGCCCGATCACCGCGTGGAAGTTCAACCGGACGACGGGCGAGTGGATCGAACGTCAGGCCCAGGTAGGTCTCAGTGGCAACACGACAGTCATCAGCGTGACGGTGCCCCTGGGTGATACGCCGGACCCGATGGAAGGCATCGGCACGTGGAACGCGGACGTGGAGATTCGCGGCCCCGCGGCCTGCACCATCATCGAATACTCGAGTGACACCCCGCCGAGCTGCTTCCCCATCCAGACGAAGTTCTCGCAGGTCACCAGCCTGGGCACGACCCAGTCGGCCACCAAGGCCATTGGCGCCACGGATCCATTCGTCATCCTCTACAACCTGCGCCCGAACGCGGACGTGGACCTGTCCTTCTCCCTCAAGACGGGGAGCTGCGCCGACAACCTGGAGATCACCTCGGTCCCCGCCCCCGCGACGGGCTATCCGCAATACACAGCCACCGGTGGAACGACACGGGTCACCTCAGGGGCCGGGGCACTCGTTCCAGGCTATCCATTGGACCCGGACGGAAATCCCGTCGACCTCCTGGACATCGTGAACGGCGACCACCCCTGTGGCGCGGTCGTCACCGTCCGAAGCCCCCCCACCCCATGAGCTTCGAGCAGGGCTGAAGCAACCCCTCCATGGGACGGCTCGGTGCCGCCGCCATGGAGGGAAGTCACAGCGCGCGTCCCGACGAAGGAACCGGGCGGTTGACATGGGCAGCAGTTCTGGAAAGCTTCATCCGGGCCGGAAGCAGCAGGGGGATTCCATGCGCGGGATTGGAAGAGCGGCCTGTGTCTCGGTGCTTCTCGTGCTCGTCGCGGCCGGTTGCCAGTCGGAGCCTGCCGCCACCGCGGGCTCGGTCCAGGTGGCCATGTCGCTGGACCAGGCGCTGAGCTCCACTCAGTTCGTCAACCTGGTCACCCTCACGTACTCCGCCCCGGACGTGCCCCCCGTCACGGTGACCCTTCCCAAGACGAACGGCACCTGGGGAGGTGTCATCGACGGCATCCCCTCGGGCTCGGGCCGCACCTTCGTCGGACGGGCCTACGACGCAAGAAGCATGCTGCTCTACGAGGGGCAGGTGTCCGACGTCACCGTCACCGCCGGGCAGACGACGCTGGTCGCGATGACGCTGCATGGGGCCCACCCGCCGCCACCGTTCTCCAACCAGGCGCCCCTCATCGACGCCGTGGTGGCCTCGCCCACCACCGTGCGGACAGGAGGCACCGTCACCCTCCGGGCCGACGCGCATGACGTGGACCCGGGCGACACGATTTCCCACGCATGGACGGCCACCGGAGGCACCTTCCTGGGCAGTGCGAGCAGCGACTCCATCACCTGGCAGGCACCGACAACCCCCGGCATCGTCACCTTCACCTACTCCGTGAGTGACTCGCGGGGCGCGACGACGACCTTCTCATTCCTCCTCGACGTGGTCGCGGCGGAGACCCCGCCGGGGAATGGCAGCGCGACCGTGACGGTGCGCTTCAACAGCCATCCCGCGGTGTCTCGCATCACCAACGCCGCGGCGCAGGTCGTCGTGGGGCAGACCGCCACCGCCACGGCGGAGGCCACGGACCTCGATGGGGACACGCTCACCTACCAATGGACGGCGAGCTGCGCCGGCGTCTGGCTGGAGGCAGCGTCCAGCACCGCCCGCTTCATGCCCACCTCACTGCCCGAGGGGGCCTGCAACAACTGCCGACTCACCGTCACCGTCTCGGACCCGCATGGGGCCCAGGGGATGGGAAGCCTCGCGCTTTGCGTGGTCGCCTCCGGCACCGCGCGATTCCCGCCGACCGTCCTCCGCGCCAACCAGTCCGCGCTGACCGCCAGCGCCGGCGAGCAGGTTGTCTTCGAAGTGGAGGCAGGCGACCCGCAGGGCAGCGCACTGAGCTTCGTCTGGAGCACCACCGCCGGCACGCTGGCCGCCGCGCAGGATACGGCCACCACCAGCCGGGTTGTCTGGACGGCGCCCGCCTGTTTCCGCCCGGGCGAGAACACCGCCGCCACCGCCATCCTCACCAACACCCATGGCCTGTCCACCACGAAGCGCTTTTCCGTGACGGGGCTGCCGGTCTGCTCGTCGTTCGGCTGGTCCGTGACGGGCAGCATGCTCTCGGCCCACAACTCACACACGGCGACGTTGCTCTCCTCCGGCCAGGTGCTCGTCGCGGGGGGCAACCGCGGCCCCTTCGCTGGAACGGAGCTGTACGACCCGGCCACGGGCACCTGGGCCGCCTCCAGCCCCATGCTCATGGCGCGCAGCGGCCACACGGCGACGCTGCTGCCGTCCGGCCAGGTGCTCGCCGTGGGGGGCCAGTTCGGGATGCCGGAGCACGTCATCACGGCAGAGCTGTATGACCCGGCCACGGGCCACTGGACCTCGACTGGCGCCATGGCTTCGCATCGCATGAGCCACACGGCGACGCTGCTGCCCTCCGGCAAGGTGCTCGTTGCAGGGGGCGTCACGTCCGAGGGCGTCGCCGCCGTGCCGGAGCTCTACGACCCGACCACGGGCACCTGGGCCCCCACCGGCGCGATGCTCACACCTCGATGGATCCACACGGCGACGCTGCTGCCTTCCGGGAAGGTCCTCATCACCGGGGGGAAGAACGCGTTGGCCCGCGTCCTCGAGACGGCGGAGCTTTATGACCCGGCCACGGGCACGTGGACCTCCACCGGCGCCATGGCCTCACCTCGCATCAGCCACACGGCGACGCTGCTGCCCTCCGGCAAGGTGCTCGTCGCGGGGGGCCACCTCGACATCGAGGGTCTCCCCATGATGGCGGAGCTGTATGACCCGGCCACGGGCACCTGGACCCATGCCGGCTCCATGGACCTGCCTCGCTCCAACCACAGGGCGACGCTGCTGCCTTCCGGCAAGGTGCTCGTCGCGGGGGGCCACAGCGGCGGCCCCACCGCCGCGACGGAGCTGTATGACCCGGCCACGAGAACCTGGAGCTCCGCCGGCTTCATGGCCGGGGCTCGTTATGACCACGCGGCGACGCTGCTGCCCTCCGGTCAGGTGCTCATCACGGGGGGATACAATGGCTCCGGCTTCACCTCGGTGGCGGAGCTGTACACCCCCTGATGAGGGCCCTGTTGCGGCCGGGCCCCTTACCCGCGCGTCCAGAGGAAGGGCCCGTTGTCGGCTCCCAGGTCCGGGTCCAGCGTGTCGGGCACCCAGTCCGCGTCCACGTTCCCCGGGCCCGCGTGGATCTCCGGATCGACGCAGTCCTGGATGCCGTCTTCATCGACGTCATGCCAGCCATTGAGCACCAGGGAGAGCAGCGCGAAGTCCTCCCTTTCCAGCACCCGGCCGGTCCTCGGGTTGAAGACCTGCGTCCGGTCGTACACGATGCCACCCACCTCCTCGAAGGTCTCGGGCCCCTTGGTGTACTCGGCGAGCAGCACCGGGACGTTGCGCCGGAAGAGCTCGTTGTAGAAGAGGCCCGGGCTCACATGGAGTGGATCGATTCGCAGGGCGGCCGGCCCATCTGTCCTGAAGATGGGATGATTCATCGGCCATCGTCCGACGCCGTAGCCCGCGAATTGTCCGGGGAGGTCCTCGAGGAACACGACGGCGTCGTAGGCCGCGAAGCCAGCCGTCTGCTCGCTGCTCAGCGCGTCCGGGTGCTCCGCGGGAAACACCTTCACGTCGAAGGTGAAGGAGACCTGGGGCCGGACAGCAAGGCCGCTGAAGACGGTCGCCGGGACATACGCCACGAACAGCGAGGTCAAAGCCGCGTGGACATCCGCATCCAGCAGCATCCTGGGCACCTCGGACACCTCGGGGTTCATGCGCAGGGCGTCCCGGTTGGCCGCGGTGTCGAAGAACACGACCAGGACGCGGAAGGCACCACAGGTCTTCTCGAGCCGGGGCACCGCCTGGCCCGTGGAGGCCAGGAAGTAACCCTCGTACTTGTAGAAGTACGGAGGGAAGCAGACCGGCTCATAGTGGGTCAGCGGCTCCTCGCTGTTCTCGGTCTCGAACAAGACCCCCATGTCGTCGCAGGCGGGCGCCACCACATGCGTCACGATGGCCCGGCTCGACGGGCCCGGGCTCCCGCCCCCGCAACCGGGCGCGAACAGACAGACGGCGGAGAGGAGTGCCGCTCGCGGGAAGGATCCGGGGCGCTGTCCTGTCATGGGCCCCAGGGATATCACGCGACGTAGGAGTCCGCCTCGCTCCGGGAGCTCCCCTCCTGCTCCGTGAAGCCAACCCTCGACGACATTTTTGCAGCACATGGAAGGGGTGGGCCCGCCCCGGTTGCCAGTGCATGGCGACGTTGGCACAGTGGGAAGATGCGAGCAGCTCGCAAAGAACCGGTGGGGGAAGACGTCATCACCCGGGCGGTGGAAGCGTTCCGGGTCACCCTGCGGGCCAGGTCCCAGAACATGAGCTCGGTGCGGGAGGCCATCGTCCGGGCGGCCCTCACCTACGACGGGCACTTCTCGGTGGAAGACCTCGTGCAGGTGCTCCACGGCCGGGGCGTGGCCGGCGCGCACATGGCCACCGTCTACCGGGCCGTGCCCCTCCTGCTCGAAGCGAAAATCATCCAGCCCGCGCTCGTCTCCAGGGGAGACCGCCAGCTCTACGAGGCGGCGTTCGAGCAGGAGCACCACGACCACCTCGTGTGCTCCATGTGCGGCAAGGTTGTCGAGTTCCAGTCCGAGGCACTCGAAGCGCTCCAGCGGGAAATCGCGGAGCGCTACGGCTTCGAGCTCGATGAGCACGTCATGGAGCTGTCGGGACGGTGCTCATCGTGCAGCGCGAAGCGCCGGAAGCACGGCGCTCACTGAGCGGACTCCTGGGCGCCTGCCCCCGCCTCGAGGGCGCGCGCCACCGAGGCACTGGCGGGCAGGCCTTCCGCCCGCGCGGGGCTCCGAGCGGCGGAGGCGGACCGTACGCGTCCCGTGCGCTTCTTCCACCAGATGATGACACCCGTGACGCTGAGCATGGCCACCACCAGGCCCATCAGCGAGATGAGGATGCGCCCGGGCAGTCCCAGGATGCGACCGGAGTGCAGCGGGAACTGCGCCTGGACGAAGACGTCCGCCGCCGTGCCCTTCCAGGGCTGGCGGTCGCCGAGGAGGCTCGCATCCTGCGTGTCGAGGTAGAGCTGGCGATGGCCCACGCCACCCGCGCCGTGGTCGTCCTCGGGATGGAAGAAGGCAATGGCGTAGATGCCCTGGTACTCTGAGTGGAACAGGTACCCGACCGGCTCCGTCCAGCCGCGGCGCCGGGCCTCGCGCTCGGCAATCGCAATCGCATCCGCGTAACCGGTGCGAGGCTCCACCGGCAGCGCCGACAGCGCACGCGTGTCGAACGGCGAGGGCGTCAGCTTCGAGACGACCGACATCACCGGGATGAAGACCTCGCGGTAGAGGTTCATCGAGAACGCGGTGAACGCCAGGATGAAGAGCAGCACCCACGTCCAGAGCCCGAAGGCCCGGTGCAGGTCGAAGTTCAGCCGGTAGCGTCCGGCGTTCCAGTTCACCTTCCACGCGGGCTTCCAGAGCTGCCAGAAGGTACGCCCCGAGGCCCGCGGCCCGTCCCCCTCCAAGACAGGCTCGGCGGCAATCTCTCGCTTTCGCTTGCGAAGCGGCAACGTGAGGTAGAAGCCGACGAAGCAGTCCAGGGTCCAGATGAGCGCGATGACCCCGAGCAGCCACGGCCCCCAGCGGTCCGTGCCGAACATCACCGGCAGGTGCAGGGTGTAGTGCATCTTGTAGAGGAAGGAGACCGCCGTCTCCCGGGTGACGGGCCACACCGCGCCCCACTCGCGACGACCAAGCTCCTCACCCGAGACAGGGTCGACGAACACCTGATTGAAGCCTGGCTCGAAGAGCGTCCCGGTCGCCGGGTTGACGCGGGGAGAGACGCTGAACGCGAGCGCCTTTCCCGCTTCCGCGGCCAGCGGCATGTACGTGACGCGCACCTCGGGATGGCGAGCCTCGACCTGACGGGCCAGCTCCAGCGCGGGGATGGGCGTCCCCTGCGCATGCGCCCGGGTCAGGTGGGGGTTGAGCCACTCATCCAGCTCGTGGTCCCAGGAGATGACCACGCCGGTGAGGCCCGTGATGAACAGGAAGGCGGCGGTGATGAGCCCCATCCAGCGGTGAGCCACGGTCCAGAATGCACGCATCACGGCCTCCTCGAAGCACGCTCCGCGGCCAGGGCAGGAGCAATCATCGATCGAATCTCACGTTCACGAGCGCGACCGCGCGCGTGGGCTGACCGGCCCGGTCGAGCCCGGGGGCCCACCGCTTGGACAGCGCGCAGCGCCGCGCCTCACGCCCGAAGCCATGCCCCGGGTCCGCCGTCACGGCGGCCGAGAGCACGCTGCCCGCGGAATCCACCTCGACGCGCAGGGTGACGACGCCATGGTCGATGCCCGCGTCATCCGCCTCGTCTGGGAATGGACAGTCCCAGCGTGCACCACCCGCGAGCGCCGGCCTCCGGGAGCGGTCCCCGGCGAGGTCCGTCCCGGTGCCACCTTCGACGCCTCCCGCGCGTGCGTTGGAGTCCCGCACGGCGTGCGTCGCGGTGCCGCCGGACTCAGTGGTTCCCCCGGCGTAGGACGTGCCCTTCCCCACGACGAACGTGTCACCGAAGTCGACGACCTCGGGAGCCGCTGTCGCGACCTGCGCGGCTTGCGCGGCGGCCGGAGGCGGCGCATTCGCGGTGCGCGGAGCGGGCGCCCGCGCTGCTGGCGCGGCCTTCACGCGAGCAGGCTCCGCCCGTGGCGCCTCGGCGGGTGGCGGCGGGGCCACCGGCTGGACGGGCCGAGGCGGGAGCTCGACCTCCACCCACTGGGACACGGGCGCGCTCTTCACGACACCGCCCTCCTCCGGCAACGGCCCCATGAGGGTTGCCCCCAGGGCGAGCGCGCCATGGAGGAGCGCCGCGCCGACGCCCGCCAGGATGAGCGGCCTGGGCGAGCCGCGCGGTGAGCCGTCCAGCATCGACGCACGCGTGTCCACGCGGGCTCGAGGTGCCCTCGTGGGCGACGCGCCCTGCCCGCTCAAGGCCCGACCTCCACCGGCGGCCCCGGCTCCACCGCGAAGGCGATGCGGGACAGGCCCGCCTGCCGGAGGACGTCGAGCGCATGCATGACGCGGCTGTGTGGGACGGCTCCCTCCGCCTGCACGACGGCGCGCAGGTCCGGGTGGGTCGCAAGCGCGGTGCGCGCGAGCTGCAGCACCTGCTCGTCACGGGGAACCGCCTGGCCGTCCACGTACGTGGTGCCATCCGCGCGCAACGAGACGCTGAAGACCTGCTGCACCTCGCCGCCCGTCGCGGCCCTGGGCAGGTCCATGGGCATCGCCCGCGACACGACGAGCTTCGCCGTCACCATGAAGATGATGAGGAGCACGAGCGTGATGTCGACGAGCGGCGTCACGTTGATGCCCGTGATGGGCGCGTTCGGCTTGTTCGAAGAGAAGCCGGCCATGCGTCACTCCACGGCCGTCGCCAGGGAGGCCGACCCGTTGCCCTGGTGGCTCGCGGCCTCGCGCTGGATTCCCTGTCGCGAAACGCCTCGGGGCGCATGCTCCTCGCGAAGGTGGGCCAGCAGCACGTGCCCGAGCGTCTCGGCATCCGCGAGCGCCGCCGTGACGCGGCCCTGGAAGTAGTTGAACGCCGCCACGGCCGGAATCGCCACGACGAGCCCGACCGCCGTCGCGACCAGCGCCTCGGAGATGGCGCCCATGATGCGCTCGGGCGCCAGGGCGCTCGCCGCGGCCATCGCGCCATTCACCGGCTGGGTGTGTCCGAGCGCCTCGAACGCGCCGACCACGCCAATGACAGTGCCGAGCAGCCCGACGAAGGGGGCGTTGTTGCCGACGGTGCCGAGAAACAGCAGCCGCTGTTCGAGCCGCTTGCGCTCGAGCCCCATGGCCGCCGCCATGGCCTCCTCGGCGGACGCGGCGCCCTGCTCCAGCTCGGCGAGCCCCGCGGCCACGACGCGCGACTCGACGCTGTTCGCGCCCTCGAGGAGCTTCCGCGCGCGCTCGTACTCCTCGCCGCGCAGGAGCTTGCGAAGCTCGGGAACGAGCGGGTCCATCCTGCCGTTCATCCGGCGGAAGACCCACGCGCGCTCGAGCGCAACCGCGACCGAGGCGAGGCTCAGCGCGATGAGCAGCCAGAGCACCCAACCGGCGCCCGACCCGACCATCAAGTAGGTGAGTTTCTCAATCATGTGTCGTTCCCCGTCACCGGGATGGGTGTCTCACTCGATGGGCATGAGCCCGGAGAAGTAGCCATCCATCGTGAACTTCTGGACGGCGGTGTTGGTGGCCGGGTCGAGCTCGAAGACCGTCGACTTCGAGCCGTCGTCGCTCTCGCTGGTGTAGAACCTGCCGTCCACGCCACTGCCGCTGAAGCCGACGACCGAGTAGTGCGCGCCCTGGACCTCTTCCGCCTTCGGCGTGTCACCGAGCGTGAGGCGCCACATCTTGTAGGCGGGCACGGTCCAGTGCTCGAAGTTCACCCGGTTGAGGTTGGTGGGAATCCGGTCCTCGTACTTCATCATCGTGAAGCCGACCCCACCATTGACGGACGGGGCCTCCAGCTCCGTCATCGAGTCGAGCCCACCCGTGAGCGACGGGATTTCGAAGAACCAGTCGTCCTGGAAGTCGGTGGCGCCCGGGGCGATGCGCAGCAGGCAGTTGGGCACCGAGGGCTTGCCGCTCGCCGCGGCGAACACCTGCATCGACTGGTTCCGGCCGTCGCCCATCACATAGGCATAGCCCCGCGAGTCGAACGTCACGCGCCCGCCGGCGCCGCAGCGATTGTCCTCGGCGAAGCTCACGACGGCCATCGCCTTGGGGTCGAGCGTAATCATGCTCACCGTCTGCTGGATTTGCGCCGTGGTCCAGTTCACCCACTTGCCGGGGATGTAGACGAGCCCGTTGTG contains these protein-coding regions:
- a CDS encoding carboxypeptidase-like regulatory domain-containing protein — translated: MRRSLFLLLSSLVVVISCGEPTREGDPGPELGESTAPLSAVFSGTVLSSTGTPVVGARVTINGAVRTTSSTGTYTLSVADSPSGYRIDVRHPQFGIINEFRTAGALGQVYRMNRTSLSTAVFNPAGGPQTQFVTDPSTGIRVYLPFFGGLRTMSGATAQSPIRVFITPLDATNMPGDFTARSLTGERVRLETLGAVTVMAMDSANQPLFVAPGLSFHLEIPIPSSLGDRTLPCARTPPSTCPITAWKFNRTTGEWIERQAQVGLSGNTTVISVTVPLGDTPDPMEGIGTWNADVEIRGPAACTIIEYSSDTPPSCFPIQTKFSQVTSLGTTQSATKAIGATDPFVILYNLRPNADVDLSFSLKTGSCADNLEITSVPAPATGYPQYTATGGTTRVTSGAGALVPGYPLDPDGNPVDLLDIVNGDHPCGAVVTVRSPPTP
- a CDS encoding ExbD/TolR family protein, with the translated sequence MAGFSSNKPNAPITGINVTPLVDITLVLLIIFMVTAKLVVSRAMPMDLPRAATGGEVQQVFSVSLRADGTTYVDGQAVPRDEQVLQLARTALATHPDLRAVVQAEGAVPHSRVMHALDVLRQAGLSRIAFAVEPGPPVEVGP
- a CDS encoding PepSY-associated TM helix domain-containing protein, giving the protein MRAFWTVAHRWMGLITAAFLFITGLTGVVISWDHELDEWLNPHLTRAHAQGTPIPALELARQVEARHPEVRVTYMPLAAEAGKALAFSVSPRVNPATGTLFEPGFNQVFVDPVSGEELGRREWGAVWPVTRETAVSFLYKMHYTLHLPVMFGTDRWGPWLLGVIALIWTLDCFVGFYLTLPLRKRKREIAAEPVLEGDGPRASGRTFWQLWKPAWKVNWNAGRYRLNFDLHRAFGLWTWVLLFILAFTAFSMNLYREVFIPVMSVVSKLTPSPFDTRALSALPVEPRTGYADAIAIAEREARRRGWTEPVGYLFHSEYQGIYAIAFFHPEDDHGAGGVGHRQLYLDTQDASLLGDRQPWKGTAADVFVQAQFPLHSGRILGLPGRILISLMGLVVAMLSVTGVIIWWKKRTGRVRSASAARSPARAEGLPASASVARALEAGAGAQESAQ
- a CDS encoding energy transducer TonB; this encodes MDTRASMLDGSPRGSPRPLILAGVGAALLHGALALGATLMGPLPEEGGVVKSAPVSQWVEVELPPRPVQPVAPPPPAEAPRAEPARVKAAPAARAPAPRTANAPPPAAAQAAQVATAAPEVVDFGDTFVVGKGTSYAGGTTESGGTATHAVRDSNARAGGVEGGTGTDLAGDRSRRPALAGGARWDCPFPDEADDAGIDHGVVTLRVEVDSAGSVLSAAVTADPGHGFGREARRCALSKRWAPGLDRAGQPTRAVALVNVRFDR
- a CDS encoding Kelch repeat-containing protein, with the protein product MRGIGRAACVSVLLVLVAAGCQSEPAATAGSVQVAMSLDQALSSTQFVNLVTLTYSAPDVPPVTVTLPKTNGTWGGVIDGIPSGSGRTFVGRAYDARSMLLYEGQVSDVTVTAGQTTLVAMTLHGAHPPPPFSNQAPLIDAVVASPTTVRTGGTVTLRADAHDVDPGDTISHAWTATGGTFLGSASSDSITWQAPTTPGIVTFTYSVSDSRGATTTFSFLLDVVAAETPPGNGSATVTVRFNSHPAVSRITNAAAQVVVGQTATATAEATDLDGDTLTYQWTASCAGVWLEAASSTARFMPTSLPEGACNNCRLTVTVSDPHGAQGMGSLALCVVASGTARFPPTVLRANQSALTASAGEQVVFEVEAGDPQGSALSFVWSTTAGTLAAAQDTATTSRVVWTAPACFRPGENTAATAILTNTHGLSTTKRFSVTGLPVCSSFGWSVTGSMLSAHNSHTATLLSSGQVLVAGGNRGPFAGTELYDPATGTWAASSPMLMARSGHTATLLPSGQVLAVGGQFGMPEHVITAELYDPATGHWTSTGAMASHRMSHTATLLPSGKVLVAGGVTSEGVAAVPELYDPTTGTWAPTGAMLTPRWIHTATLLPSGKVLITGGKNALARVLETAELYDPATGTWTSTGAMASPRISHTATLLPSGKVLVAGGHLDIEGLPMMAELYDPATGTWTHAGSMDLPRSNHRATLLPSGKVLVAGGHSGGPTAATELYDPATRTWSSAGFMAGARYDHAATLLPSGQVLITGGYNGSGFTSVAELYTP
- a CDS encoding MotA/TolQ/ExbB proton channel family protein; protein product: MIEKLTYLMVGSGAGWVLWLLIALSLASVAVALERAWVFRRMNGRMDPLVPELRKLLRGEEYERARKLLEGANSVESRVVAAGLAELEQGAASAEEAMAAAMGLERKRLEQRLLFLGTVGNNAPFVGLLGTVIGVVGAFEALGHTQPVNGAMAAASALAPERIMGAISEALVATAVGLVVAIPAVAAFNYFQGRVTAALADAETLGHVLLAHLREEHAPRGVSRQGIQREAASHQGNGSASLATAVE
- a CDS encoding Fur family transcriptional regulator produces the protein MSSVREAIVRAALTYDGHFSVEDLVQVLHGRGVAGAHMATVYRAVPLLLEAKIIQPALVSRGDRQLYEAAFEQEHHDHLVCSMCGKVVEFQSEALEALQREIAERYGFELDEHVMELSGRCSSCSAKRRKHGAH